One Electrophorus electricus isolate fEleEle1 chromosome 10, fEleEle1.pri, whole genome shotgun sequence genomic region harbors:
- the ebag9 gene encoding receptor-binding cancer antigen expressed on SiSo cells, with protein sequence MAITQFRLFKLCTCIASILSFLKRLICRTGRSRKLSGDQITLPTTVDFSSVSKQPEIEEWSSWDEDAPTSIKIEGGNGTVPPHQNQVEEEEPDYFKDMAPTIRKTQKIILKKREPVSFSVPDATTGFSSRLAATQDMSFIQPSAELGDMDNWQEDANAWEDESEAAWEAEEVLRQQKMAEREKRAMEQQRKKLEKEAQRMMKKEQKIAVKLS encoded by the exons ATGGCCATTACTCAGTTTCGTCTGTTCAAGTTGTGCACTTGTATAGCATCTATTCTTTCGTTCCTTAAAAGGTTAATATGCAG AACTGGAAGATCACGCAAGTTAAGTGGTGATCAGATCACTCTCCCTACTACTGTTGACTTTTCCTCTGTGTCTAAGCAG CCAGAGATAGAGGAGTGGAGTTCATGGGATGAAGATGCCCCCACAAGTATAAAGATTGAGGGTGGTAATGGAACTGTTCCCCCCCACCAGAAccaggtggaggaggaagaacCAGACTATTTCAAAGACATGGCTCCTACCatcaggaaaacacaaaaa ATTATCTTAAAGAAAAGGGAGCCTGTGAGTTTCTCTGTTCCTGATGCTACTACAGGCTTTTCCAGCAGACTGGCTGCCACTCAGGATATGTCCTTCATTCAGCCTTCA GCAGAACTGGGGGATATGGATAACTGGCAGGAGGATGCTAATGCCTGGGAAGATGAGTCTGAGGCTGCATGGGAGGCAGAGGAAGTGCTAAG ACAGCAGAAGatggcagagagggagaagcgTGCCATGgagcagcagagaaaaaaactaGAGAAAGAAGctcagaggatgatgaagaagGAGCAAAAGATAGCAGTCAAGCTTTCATAA